Proteins co-encoded in one Coregonus clupeaformis isolate EN_2021a chromosome 17, ASM2061545v1, whole genome shotgun sequence genomic window:
- the LOC123492893 gene encoding NLR family CARD domain-containing protein 3-like encodes KSNLKTKYQCVFEGIAKQGNPTLLNKIYTELYIIKGGNGDVNNEHEVRQIETTTRKQARPEMAIKCNDIFKPLPGQDKPIRSVLTKGVAGIGKTVSVQKFILDWAEGKANQDVQFVFSLPFRELNLMKGEKHSLIELLNHFSMETKESRISNYNKYKVLFILDGLDECRLPLDFKKNKRCCDVTESTSVDMLLTNLIKGNLLPSALLWITTRPAAANQIPSGCVDQVTEVQGFNDPQKEEYFRKRFSDENLASRIISHMKSSRSLYIMCHIPVFCWISATVLEKMGEEGREMPQTLTEMCTHFLVFQTKWTNEKYLAKEETGPHWNKTSILSLGKLAFQQLVKGNLIFYEEDLKECGIDLREASVYSGVCTQIFREECGLYQVKMFCFVHLSIQEFLAAVYVFLRFNNDNENLIAKPQFIFKTLLFRNIAAIDFHKRAVDKALESEGGHLDLFLRFLLGLSLESNHKHLRGLLTKTRSSPQSHEETVTYIKEKIRENPSPERCINLFHCLKELNDHSLVKEIQSYLSSGNVSSEKLSPALWSALVFVLMTSEEELDVFDLKKYSRSEEGLLRLLPVVKASRAALLSDCGVTEEGCASLASALKSNSSHLRELDLRNNDLNDSGVKLLSAGLQNPQCKLETLRLSGCLVTEEGCASLVSALRLNPSHLRELDLSYNHPGDLGVRLLSARLEDPHCRLERLNVEHGGEHTMKPGLRKYVCELTLDPNTAHRNLSLSEVNRKVTCGSGNQPYPDHPERFQDHPQVLCREGLSGRCYWEVEWSGKWAMIGVAYKGISRRGQHNDCVLGANDKSWCLFCSDNRYTARHNNKRTVTSSGSHRVGVYLDWVAGTLSFYMYSISSDTLIHLHTFHTTFTDPLYPGFGVSWSNSSVSLC; translated from the exons aaatctaatctaaagacaaaatatcaatgtgtatttgagggtatTGCTAAGCAAGggaacccaacacttctcaataagatctacacagagctctataTCATAAAGGGTGGAAATGGAGatgtcaataatgaacatgaggttAGACAAATAGAGACAACAACGAgaaaacaagcaagaccagagatgGCAATCAAATGTaatgacatcttcaaacccttacctggacaagacaaacctatcagaagtgtgctgacaaagggagtcgccggcattggaaaaacagtctctgtgcagaagttcattctggactgggctgaaggaaaagcaaatcaggatgtccaattcgTATTTTCactcccttttcgggagctgaatttgatgaaaggggaaaaacacagtttgattgaacttctcaatcacttctcaatggaaacaaaagaatcaagaatctccaactataacaagtacaaagttctgttcatccttgatggtctggatgagtgccgactgcccctagacttcaaGAAGAACAAGAGATGTTGTGATGTCACAGAGTCGACCTCAGTGGATAtgctgctgacaaacctcatcaagggaaatctgctgcCCTCTGCTCTTCTCTGGATAACTActcgacctgcagcagccaatcagatcccttcaggATGTGTTGACCAGGTTACAGAGGTGCAAGGGTTTAATGATCCACAAAAAGAGGAGTACTTTAGGAAGAGATTTAGTGATGAGAACCTGGCCAgtagaatcatctcacacatgaAGTCATCAAGGAGCCTctacatcatgtgccacataccagtcttctgttggatctcTGCCACAGTTCTGGAGAAAATGggtgaagaagggagagagatgcCCCAGACTCTAACTGAGATGTGCACACACTTTCTGGTATTTCAGACCAAATGGACAAATGAAAAGTATCTTGcaaaagaagagacaggtccacactggaataaaacgagcattctgtcactgggaaaacttgcttttcaacagcttgtgaaagGCAATctaattttctatgaagaagacctgaaagagtgtGGCATTGATCTCAgggaagcctcagtgtactcaggagtgTGCACACAGATCTTCAGAGAGGAGTGTGGGCTGTACCAGGTCAAGATGTTCTGctttgtgcatctgagcattcaggagtttctggctgctgtgtaTGTGTTTCTCAGATTCAACAATGACAATGAGAATCTAATAGCTAAACCACAGTTCATTTTCAAAACACTTCTGTTCAGAAACATAGCTGCAATTGACTTCCACAAGAGAGCCGTGGATAAAGCCTTGGAGAGTGAGGGTGGACACCTTGATCTTTTCCtacgcttccttctgggcctctcactggagtcaaATCataagcacttacgaggtctactgacaaagacaagaagcagcccACAGAGCCATGAAGAGACAGTCAcatacatcaaggagaagatcagggagaatccctctcctgagaggtgcatcaatctgttccactgtctgaaagaactgaatgaccattctctagtgaaggagatccaaagctacctgagctcaggAAATGTCTCCAGTGAAAAACTCTCACCTGCActgtggtcagctctggtctttgtattgatgacttcagaagaggagctagatgtgtttgacctgaagaaatactccagatcagaggaaggtcttctgagactgctgccagtggtcaaagcctccagagcagCTCT gctgtcagactgtggagtcacagaggaaggttgtgcttctctggcctcagctctgaagtcaaactcctcacacctgagagagctggatctgaggaACAATGACCTGaatgattcaggagtgaagctgctctctgctggactgcaGAATCCACaatgtaaactggagactctgag gctgtcaggctgtctagtcacagaggaaggctgtgcttctctggtctcagctctgaggttaaacccctcacacctgagagagcttgacctgagctacaatcacccaggagacttaggagtcagactgctctctgctcgACTGGAGGATCCACATTGCAGACTGGAGagactcaa tgtggaacatggtggagagcacacaatgaaacctgggcttagaaaat ATGTGTGtgagctcacactggacccaaacacagcacacagaaacctctctctgtctgaggtgAATAGAAAGGTGACATGTGGGAGTGGGAatcagccgtatcctgatcacccagagagatttcagGACCAtccacaggtgctgtgtagagagggtctgtctgggcgctgttactgggaggtagagtggagtgggaaatGGGCTAtgataggagtggcatataaaggaatcagcaggagaggacaaCATAATGACTGTGTGCTTGGagccaatgacaagtcctggtgcctgttctgctctgacaaccgtTATACTGCCAGACACAATAATAAGAGAACTGTCACCTCCTCcggctcccacagagtaggagtatATCTGGACTGGGtggccggcactctgtccttctacatgTACAgtatctcctctgacacactgatcCACCTGCACACATTCCACACCACATTCACTGatcccctctatccagggtttgggGTCAGTTGGTCTAACTCCTCAGTTTCCCTGTGTTAG